In the genome of Candidatus Methylomirabilota bacterium, the window GCGGTGGCGGGGCAGGAGGGCATCCAGGGCGGCTTCGTAGTCGCCCTCGATCCGGTCCTCGCGGACGAAGCGCTCGAGCGTTGCCGCCAGCTCCCGCCCGGCCGCGCGCCCGATCTTCACGAAGCCCACCCACTCCGCGCGCGCGTCGAAGAGCGCCTCCGGCGGCCCCATGACGCCGCGCCGGAGCGCCACCACCTGTCCGGCCCGGGAGTAGACGACGATCTCCTCACCGGTGTCGGGAAACTCGGGCTCGGCCAGGAAGGCGTTCGCCTCGGGCGCGCCGATCACGCGCGCGAGCAGCGGCGGCGCGAAGAGGACGTCGCCGTCGGCGAGCAGCACGTCGTCGCGCTCGAACTCGGCGCGCCCCGTCCAGAGCGACAGGATCGGGCCCTTGGTGTAGGCGGGGTTCTCGAGGTACCGGACGGGCATGCCGCGATGGGAGGCGCCGAGCTGCGCTCGGATCGCCTCCTGGCGGTAGCCGACGACCAGGGTGGCCTGGCGCACCCCGAGGGCCGCGAACCCGTCCAGGAGCCGCGCCAGGAGACTGCGTCCCCCCAGCTCGATGAGCCCCTTGGGACGCTCGTCGGTCAGAGGAGCGAGACGCTTGCCGACGCCGGCGGCCAGGACGAGCCCGGTCACGGGGTCTTTTTCTTCCCCTGCTCGGACTCCTCGAAGACGAGCTCGTCCTGCTTGGTCTTGAGCTTCTTCATCAGCTCCTCGAAGTTCGAGTGCTGGATGATCCGGTTGAACTGGGTGCGGTAGTTGCCGACGAGACTCACGCCCTCGATCGTCACGTCGTACACGCGCCAGCGGTCGCCTTGCTTGTGCATCCGATAGTCGATCGGGATCTCGGTGTTGGACTTGGTGACCAGCTTGGTCCGGACCGTCGCCTGGTCCCCGTCCACCGAATCGCCGACGTACAGGATCTTCTCGCCGCTGTAGAGGTCGATCTTGCCGACGTAGGAGCGCTCGATGAGATCGGCGAAGAGGTGGGAGAACTCGTCACGCTGCTGCGGCGTGCGGCCCTGCCAGTGGCGGGCCAGGGCCCGCCGGCCTGTCTCCTGCCAGTCGAACACCTCGTTGGCGATGGCCCGGACCTGCTTGCGGCGCTCCTCGACCTTGCCGGGCTTCTTGAGCTCGGGATCCTGCAACACCTTGAGCACGCGGTCCGTCGCGCCCTTGAGCTCGTCCGTCGGCGCCGCCGCTTCGGCGCGGGCCGTGAACATCGCCAGGGCCAGCATGGCTGCGATCATCACTCCCTGTCTCATCCCTTCCCTCCCGCGGACTTTCCGACCCCCGGTCGCGTTTCGGGGGGCACCAACCGGCGGATCTCCTCGACGTCCATGCCGGCGGCGTGAGCGAGCTGCTCGAGTCCGTAGACGTGGGCGAAGAGCGCTTGCAGATACTCTCCCCGAGTCTTGGCGTAGGCGAGGAAGGCGTCGGAGAGGTCCCGCGGTTCCCCGACGCCCAGGTCGAAGTTCGAGGACGCCGCCACCAGCCACTGCCGGCCGTTCCGGTGGGCCTGGTCGAGCGCCTTGACGTTCCGCTGGGCTTCGACCACGGCATCGTAGGCTTCCCTGACCTGCAGCGGGATGCCGTCCTCCGCGAAGTCCTGGAGCGCCTCGAGCTTGTGGACCTCGGCCTCCGCCTCTTTGATCTTCCCAGCCTGGATGCCGAAGTCGAGGTTGAAGCGGAAGCCCACCACGGGGCCCACCGCCACGTGGTTGAGCGGGTCGACCACGAAGGGGTTCTCGAGGCGGTCACGGTTCGTCGCGTAGGCGGCCGACCCCAGGATGCCCACGAAGAAGAGCGGGTAGCGCTTCTTGCGCTCCACCTCCACGAGATTCCGGCGGGCGTTGATGCCCTCCCGGAGCTGGGTGAACTCGGGCCGCTTGGCCCGGGCGTCTTCGATGAAGAGCTCGAGGGCGCGGAGGTCACGCAGCTCGGTGGGAAGGGCCTTGTCGGCCGGCTCGACGACGGTGCCTCGCGGCTGGCCGGTCCAGGTGGCCAGCGCCGAGCGGGCCAGATCGATGGTCCTGTCGACGAGGTTGAGGTTCTTGTCGATCTCCCCCTTGCTCGTGCGAAGGCGGTAGACGTCCACCTCGGAGGTGAAGCCGCCCTCGATGAGCCGCTCGGTGCGTCCGACGGTGTCGTCGACCTGATCCCGGATCTCCAGGAGGAACTGCCTGATCATGGTGGCCGTGACCAGCCCCCAGTACGCCTGCTTGACCTTGAGGGCCACCTCGGTGCCCTTCAGGTCGACACCGGCCTGAGTGGCCCGGACCCCGTGCTCGGCGGCCTGCCGGGCGTTCTGGATGAGCCCCCAGGTGAACACCGGCTGGATGATCTCGATCCCGGCCCGGACGAAGACGCCCGTGATCCTCGGAGAGTACTGGTCGTCGGGCGACGAGACCTGATCGCCACGGGCCCGGGGCGACGGACCGAGGATCGTCGTCAGTTCCATCTGCGGGAAGCCGGCCCCCCGGGCCTGAAGCTGCTTGCCGCGGATGCCCTCGACCTCGGCCTCCGCCTGCCGGACCTCGGGAGCGCGGGTCAGAGCGGCCCGCACACTCTCCTCGAGCGTGAGGGTCACCCGGCGCTCACCGCCCGCCCCGGCGGCCGGTGTCTGGGCGGGGGCGGGCCGGACGACCAGCAGCGCGACGGTCAGGACCAGGAGGGGGAGGGTCCCAAGGGTACGCATGGCTCTAAATCTTGCCGAAGACGTACTTCGAGATCAACTCCTCGATGTCCACCGGGGCCTCCACCTCGCTCAGACGGCCCCCGGGCTGGATGGTCTTCTCCGAGCCGCCGGGATTGATCTGGACGAACTTCTCGCCGATGAGGCCCTTGGTCTTGATCGAGACGATGGCGTCGGCCTGGAGCTGGACGCTCTGGTCGATGTGCATGGCGACCCGCGCCTGATAGTCCTTGAGCCGGATGGACTCGACCCGGCCCACCGGAACGCCGGCGATCTCGACCGAGGCGCCCGACTTCAGCCCCCCCACGGTCGGAAAGTCGGCATAGACGACGTACCCGCGGGCGCCGAAGATGTCGACCTGGCCGAGGCGCACCGACAGGTAGGCCAGCGCCAGGACGCCGACGAGCATGAAGAGGCCCACTCCGATCTCGACCTGGCGGCGCATCCCTCTCTCCTCCCCGCGACCGGGCGCTAGGTCATTTCGGGGGGGTCTCGGAAGACCCCCCCGATGCCCCCCGCCGTGGCGGCGGCGAAGCCGCCGCTCGGAGCACTCCTCGATACACCACGCGCTCGATGGTCGGCGCCGGGCTATTCCGACACACGTCTAGGTGACCTGGGTCTCGATCTCGCCGTGGATGAACTGGCGAACCGCCGGATCCTCGGATCCCTCGATCTCGGCCGGAGGCCCCACCTGGCGGATCCGTCCCTCGTGGAGGACGGCCACGCGGTTGGCGATGCGAAAGATCTCCGGGATCTCGTGGCTGACCATGACCGCCGTGAAGTTGAACTTGCGATGGAGCTCGACGATGAGATGGTGGATCGAGTTCACCAGGACGGGGTCGAGTCCGGTCGTCGGCTCGTCGAGGAAGACCACCCGGGGCTCGGTGACGAGCGCCCGGGCGATGGCGACCCGTTTCCGCATGCCGCCCGAGATCTCGGCGGGGAACTTGTGTCCCATGTCGGCGAGCCCGACCTGGGCCAGCGCCTCCTTGGCGCGCGGCACGATCGCGTCTTTCGGCAGCCGGGTCTTCTCCTTGATCGGGAAGAGCACGTTCTGGAAGACGGTCAGCGAGTCGAAGAGGGCACCTCCCTGGAAGACGACGCCGAATCCTTCCCGCACGCGGTCGAGCGCGCGGCCCCGGAGGGCCGTGACGTCTTCCCCCGCGATCACGATCCGCCCGGCATCCGGCCGCACCAGTCCGAGCAGGTGGCGCAGCAGCACGGACTTTCCGCCACCCGAGCGGCCGATGATGACCATCAGCTCGCCGGGGCCGATCTCGAGGTTCACGCCGCGGAGCACCGGCTGGGCGCCGAAGCGCTTTTCGAGGCCTTCGATCAGGATGGCCGGCGCTCCGCCGGTCCCCGGCGCTCCGCGGTCTTGGGTTACAGGTTCAACGCTTGCCATCATTCCTCAGGGCCCGTTGGCGGGCCACCGGCCCTCGCATTTGACCATTCCGTTCCGCTCCGAGCGGCGGCTTTGCCGCGTGTTCCGCTCCGAGCGCGGGCTTCGCCCGCGCAATCCCACCTGGGGGAGGTTCCGGAGGGGGCCGTCGAGGCCCCCTCCGGTTGACTTCAGGGCAGCACCGAGCCCATGAAATAGTCCAGCACGAAGATCAAGACCGAGGCCAGGACCACCGACTCCGTGGTCGCCCGCCCGACGCCCTCGGCCCCGTGGCCGACGTGGAAGCCTTTGTAGCACGCCACCCAGGTCACGATCACCCCGAAGGCGAGCGACTTCCAGAACCCGACCCAGATATCCGTCGTCGACAGGAAGGACTGGATCTGACCGAAATAGGTCCCCCCGGAGAGGCCGAAGATCTGGACCACGACGAGGTAGCCGCCGAAGATGCCGATGACGTCGAAGAGCCAGACGAGGATGGGCATGGCGACGACCCCGGCGACGAGCGTGGGGACGACGAGGTACCGAAACGGGTTCAGCGCCATCACGGTGAGCGCGTCGATCTGCTCGGTGATGCGCATGACCCCGAGCTCCGCCGCCAGCGCCGAGCCGGCCCGCCCCGTCACCATGAGGGCCGAGAGGACGGGCCCGAGTTCCCGCACCAGGGAGACCGCGACGGCCGCGCCGACGAAGGCCTCGGAGCCGACGCGCCGGAGCATGAGCACTCCCTGCAGGCCGAGCACCATGCCGGTGAACCCGCCCGTCAGGAGGATGATCGACATCGAGCGGACGCCGATGAACGAGATCCGGTGAAGGAACTGCTGGAACTTGAACGGTGGAATCATCAGCCAGAAGAGGGCTTGCCCCAGGAAGACACCGAACCGGCCGAGCGCGCCGAGCGCGTCGATGGTCAGCCGGCCGAGCTCGCGGACGGGTTCGAGGAGTAGAGACCCGGTCACTCCGGGACCTCCGACGAGGGTCGTTCAGACCCCGCGGGCTTGCCCGCTCCGCTGGCGCCAGACCCCGAGCGCCCAGAGCGGGAAGTAGTCGGCATAGAGGTGGTACTTCAGGTAGAAGACCCGCGGGAAGCCCGTCCCGTTCCAGAAGGGATCCTCCCAGCCGCCGTCCGCCTCCTGCGCCTGGAGGAGATAGGCGATCCCGCGCTCCACCGCCGCTCCCTCGGTGCGTCCGCCGGCGAAGAGGCCGAGGAGCGCCCAGGCCGTCTGGCTGGGCGTCGAGGGGCCGAACCCGGCCAGCCGCGGGTCGGCATACGAATCACAGGTCTCTCCCCAGCCGCCGTCGGCGTTCTGGCGGCCCTCGAGCCACGCCACCGCGCGCCGCACCATCGCCTGCTCGGGTCCGAGGCCGACGGCCTCGAGGCCGCGGAGGACCGACCAGGTTCCGTAGATGTAGTTGACGCCCCAGCGGCCGTACCAGGCGCCGTCCGGCGTCTGGGTCCGCGCCAGGTAGCGAAGGCCGGCCCGGATCGCCGGGTGATCCTGGTCGTACCCGAAGCGCCCGAAGCACTCCAGGCAGCGGGCCGTGAGGTCCTCGGTCGGGGGGTCGAGGAGGGCGCCGTGGTCGGCGAACGGGATGTTGTTGAGCCGGAGCCGGGTCTGGTCGGCGTCGAAGGAGCCCCACCCGCCGTTCCGGCTCTGCATGCCGCGGAGCCACCGGAGTCCCCGCTCGATGGCGCGCCGGAGCCGCGGCTGGTCGGGATGGTCGACCTGGGCGAGTCCCATCAACACCATCGCCGTGTCGTCCAGATCGGGGTAGAACTCGTTGGCGAACTGGAACGGCCATCCCCCGGGCTCGACCTGGGGGCGCTTCACCTTCCAGTCGCCCGGCTCGAGGATCTGCCGATCGAGCACCCAGTCCGTCGCCCGGACCAGCGCCGGATGCCCGGCGGAAAGGCCCGATGCCCGGAGGGCGTTCAGGGCCAGCACCGTGTCCCAGACCGGCGAGACGCAGGGCTGGAGGTGGAAGCGGTCCTGCTCCTCGAGGCCGAGCGCCTCGAGCTCCTTCAGCTGGCCGACCACGAGGGGATGATCGTCGCTGTAGCCGAGGACCCGCAGGGCGAGCACCGCATTCGCCATGGCGGGATAGATCCCCCCGAGACCGCCGGGGACCGACAGCCGCGGGATCAGCCAGTCGTGCGCGGTGCGAATGGCCCGGCTCCGCCAGGGCCGCGGACCGTATCCCTCCCACGCCTTGACGAAGCCGTCCACGCCCACGAAGAAGTTCTTCCAGGAGAACCACCCGCGCCGGGCGTAGGCCGGATCCTCGAGGTGAAGGTGGTGGGCCCAGAGCTCCTCGAGGCTCAGCTCGTAGGGCAGCGGGTGTACCGGGCGCCGATCCATGATGATGAGCAGCGGCATCAAGACCGTGCGAGACCAGTAGGAGATGGCGTGGTGGTTGAAATAGGACCAGCCGGGCAGCAGCACGATCTCGACGGGCATCGCCGGGACCCCGCCCCAGGGGTACTGGCCGAACAGGGCGAGGGTGATCTTGGTGAAGACGTTGGCCTGGACGGGACCCCCGTGGGCCAGGATCCACTCGCGCGCCCGCGCCAGCGCGGGGTCGCCGGGCGATACCCCGCCGAGCTTCATCGCGAAGTAGGCTTTGATGCTGGCCGACAGGTCCCCCGCGCCCGCCTCGTAGAGGTTCCAGGAGCCGTCGGCGCTCTGCCGCGCCCGGAGATAGCGCACGGTCTTGGCTTCCAGCGCGGCGTCGGCGGTCCCCAGCAGGCGCCGGAGGAGCAGGTATTCGGAGGTGATGGTGGTGTCGGCTTCGAGCTCACCCAACCAGAACCCGGCCGGGTCCTGGAGGTTGAGGAGATGGTCCTGCGATCGGCGAATCGCGGCGTCGACCGTCGTTTCGAGCATTCGTGTGTGGGTGAGACGGCCGTAGTGTAACACGGCGGCGAGGCGGGAGAAAGGTGGAATGCCCACGACACGGGACCTCGGCCCGACGCGGCCCCATCGGGCGGCCGCCCGGCGGGCGTTTCGGTTGTCAGCGCGACCCGGCCAGCGTATTCTCTCTGCCTGTGACGATGCTCGAGCTCGCCAGTCTCCTCCTGGGAAGCCTCCTTCTCCGGCCCTACGTCTTCGGCTTCCTGGCGGTGTACCTCCTGATCGCGATGGGAGACTGGGGCTGGCGCCGGGCCCTCCTCTTCACGGGACTCGCCGGCGGGCTCGCCTTCGCGGCGGAGTTCAGCTCGACCCGGGTCGGCGTGCCGTTCGGGCTCTACCATTACACGGGGATGACGCGCGGGCGAGAGCTCTATCTCGCCAACGTGCCGTTCTTCGATCCCCTCTCCTTCACCTTCCTCGCCTACGCGAGCCTCGGCCTCGCGCGCCTTCTCCTCGGCGACCGCGGCGGGCTCGGCGAGCGGCGGCTCCCGCTGGCGGTCGTGGCCGGGCTCCTCATGATGTGGCTCGATGTCGTCATTGACCCGCTGGCCGTGCGGGGGGATCGCTGGTTCCTGGGGCGAATCTTCTACTATCCGGAGCCCGGCCGCTACTTCGGGGTGCCCCTGGCGAATTTCGCGGGCTGGGCGCTGCTGGGGACCCTCATCGTGGGGATCTGGCTCACCCTCGAGCATCGGGTCGGCGGGGCCCCGGCCCGCGGGAGCGGTCGCCTGGCCGGGCGATGGTACCCATGGTACCTGGGGGCCGCCCTCTACTATCTCGTCCTCGCCTTCAACCTGGCGGTCACGGCGGCGGTCGCCGAGCCCGCGCTCTTCTGGGCGGGGCTGGGGGCCCATCTCCCGCTGGCGGCGCTCGTGGTATCCTCTCTAGCGTCCTCGTCTTCATCGTCTACGCGTCCCCTGCACGCCGGGGAGCCGGCCTGACGGGTCGGGAGGGCCATGGATAGGGTAGGGCAGTGAGCGTCCCGGTCTCTCAGATGTGGGCGGTGGCGTCGTATGTCGTCAAGCAGCGCCTGGGCGGGCGCCGCCGCTACCCGCTGGTCCTGATGCTCGAGCCGCTCTTCCGCTGCAACCTGGCCTGCGCCGGTTGCGGCAAGATCCAGTATCCGGCCCAGATCCTCCGGAAGCATCTGACGGTCGAGGCCTGCCTGCGGGCGGTCGAGGAGTGCGGCGCGCCCATCGTGTCGATCCCGGGCGGCGAGCCGCTCATGTATCCCGACATCGGCCGGCTCGTCGAGGAGCTCACCGCGCGCAAGAAGTACGTCTACCTCTGCACGAACGCCATCCTCCTCAGGGAGAAGCTCGAGGCCGGCGTCTTCAAGCCGTCGAAGTACCTGACCTTCAGCGTCCACATGGACGGGCTCCGGGAGGAGCACGACGAGTCCGTTTGCCGCGAGGGCGTGTACGACGAGGCGGCGGAGGGGATCCAGGAGGCGCTCCGCCGCGGCTTCCGGGTCACCACCAATACCACGCTGTTCGAGGGCGCCTCGCCACTCCGGATGCGCGAGTTCTTCGACGCGATGATGGACCTGGGTGTGGAAGGGATGACGCTCTCGCCGGGCTACAGCTACTCCAAGGCGCCCGACCAGGATCATTTCCTCCCGACCCGCAAGACCCAGGAGCTCTTCTCCCGGATGCTCGCGAACCCGAAGAGGCGGTGGAAGTTCAACCAGTCGCCCCTGTTCCTGCAGTTCCTGATGGGTAAGCGGGATTACGAGTGCACCCCCTGGGGCAACCCCACGTTCAACATGTTCGGCTGGCAGCGTCCGTGCTATCTCCTGCAGGAGGGCTACGCCGAGAGCTTCCAGGACCTCATCGAGAACACGCGCTGGGAGCGCTACGGCAAGAAGAGCGGCAACCCGAAGTGTCGCGACTGCATGGTCCACTGCGGCTTCGAGGCGACGGCGGTTCACGAGACCTTCACCTCCTGGAAGGGGTTCAGGGATACGGTGGTCGCCACCGTCACCGGCAAACCGTGATGGCCGGGGCGATCCCCCTCGCGTCTCCGCCTCGTCGTCATCCGCTCGAGTCTCGGCCCGGCCCGTCGTGATCGAGGGGTCCGAGAAGTCCCTGCAAGGCTGGGAGCCGGAGGTCGGGTCGGACCTGTCCCTCGAACAGGTGATCGATCTGGCCTTCGACTATCGGGGCAACACCACCGTGGTGAAGACGGACGGCACCGAGCTCTCCGGATACCTCTTCAACCGGAACCCCGACGTGCCGCAGCCGTTCATCCAGATCTTCGACGCCAGCGGGGCGGGGCCGTTCACGATCCCGTATTCGGAGATCCGGACCATCAAGTTCACCGGGCGGGACACGGCAGCGGGCAACTCGT includes:
- a CDS encoding carotenoid biosynthesis protein, with translation MLELASLLLGSLLLRPYVFGFLAVYLLIAMGDWGWRRALLFTGLAGGLAFAAEFSSTRVGVPFGLYHYTGMTRGRELYLANVPFFDPLSFTFLAYASLGLARLLLGDRGGLGERRLPLAVVAGLLMMWLDVVIDPLAVRGDRWFLGRIFYYPEPGRYFGVPLANFAGWALLGTLIVGIWLTLEHRVGGAPARGSGRLAGRWYPWYLGAALYYLVLAFNLAVTAAVAEPALFWAGLGAHLPLAALVVSSLASSSSSSTRPLHAGEPA
- a CDS encoding phosphocholine cytidylyltransferase family protein; translation: MTGLVLAAGVGKRLAPLTDERPKGLIELGGRSLLARLLDGFAALGVRQATLVVGYRQEAIRAQLGASHRGMPVRYLENPAYTKGPILSLWTGRAEFERDDVLLADGDVLFAPPLLARVIGAPEANAFLAEPEFPDTGEEIVVYSRAGQVVALRRGVMGPPEALFDARAEWVGFVKIGRAAGRELAATLERFVREDRIEGDYEAALDALLPRHRFVACSTAGLPWIEIDFPQDLQAAETEILPRIDRLDSSGRAPGLL
- the hpnH gene encoding adenosyl-hopene transferase HpnH, which translates into the protein MSVPVSQMWAVASYVVKQRLGGRRRYPLVLMLEPLFRCNLACAGCGKIQYPAQILRKHLTVEACLRAVEECGAPIVSIPGGEPLMYPDIGRLVEELTARKKYVYLCTNAILLREKLEAGVFKPSKYLTFSVHMDGLREEHDESVCREGVYDEAAEGIQEALRRGFRVTTNTTLFEGASPLRMREFFDAMMDLGVEGMTLSPGYSYSKAPDQDHFLPTRKTQELFSRMLANPKRRWKFNQSPLFLQFLMGKRDYECTPWGNPTFNMFGWQRPCYLLQEGYAESFQDLIENTRWERYGKKSGNPKCRDCMVHCGFEATAVHETFTSWKGFRDTVVATVTGKP
- a CDS encoding ABC transporter substrate-binding protein, coding for MRQGVMIAAMLALAMFTARAEAAAPTDELKGATDRVLKVLQDPELKKPGKVEERRKQVRAIANEVFDWQETGRRALARHWQGRTPQQRDEFSHLFADLIERSYVGKIDLYSGEKILYVGDSVDGDQATVRTKLVTKSNTEIPIDYRMHKQGDRWRVYDVTIEGVSLVGNYRTQFNRIIQHSNFEELMKKLKTKQDELVFEESEQGKKKTP
- the mlaD gene encoding outer membrane lipid asymmetry maintenance protein MlaD, coding for MRRQVEIGVGLFMLVGVLALAYLSVRLGQVDIFGARGYVVYADFPTVGGLKSGASVEIAGVPVGRVESIRLKDYQARVAMHIDQSVQLQADAIVSIKTKGLIGEKFVQINPGGSEKTIQPGGRLSEVEAPVDIEELISKYVFGKI
- a CDS encoding ABC transporter permease, yielding MTGSLLLEPVRELGRLTIDALGALGRFGVFLGQALFWLMIPPFKFQQFLHRISFIGVRSMSIILLTGGFTGMVLGLQGVLMLRRVGSEAFVGAAVAVSLVRELGPVLSALMVTGRAGSALAAELGVMRITEQIDALTVMALNPFRYLVVPTLVAGVVAMPILVWLFDVIGIFGGYLVVVQIFGLSGGTYFGQIQSFLSTTDIWVGFWKSLAFGVIVTWVACYKGFHVGHGAEGVGRATTESVVLASVLIFVLDYFMGSVLP
- a CDS encoding TolC family protein, giving the protein MRTLGTLPLLVLTVALLVVRPAPAQTPAAGAGGERRVTLTLEESVRAALTRAPEVRQAEAEVEGIRGKQLQARGAGFPQMELTTILGPSPRARGDQVSSPDDQYSPRITGVFVRAGIEIIQPVFTWGLIQNARQAAEHGVRATQAGVDLKGTEVALKVKQAYWGLVTATMIRQFLLEIRDQVDDTVGRTERLIEGGFTSEVDVYRLRTSKGEIDKNLNLVDRTIDLARSALATWTGQPRGTVVEPADKALPTELRDLRALELFIEDARAKRPEFTQLREGINARRNLVEVERKKRYPLFFVGILGSAAYATNRDRLENPFVVDPLNHVAVGPVVGFRFNLDFGIQAGKIKEAEAEVHKLEALQDFAEDGIPLQVREAYDAVVEAQRNVKALDQAHRNGRQWLVAASSNFDLGVGEPRDLSDAFLAYAKTRGEYLQALFAHVYGLEQLAHAAGMDVEEIRRLVPPETRPGVGKSAGGKG
- a CDS encoding ATP-binding cassette domain-containing protein produces the protein MMASVEPVTQDRGAPGTGGAPAILIEGLEKRFGAQPVLRGVNLEIGPGELMVIIGRSGGGKSVLLRHLLGLVRPDAGRIVIAGEDVTALRGRALDRVREGFGVVFQGGALFDSLTVFQNVLFPIKEKTRLPKDAIVPRAKEALAQVGLADMGHKFPAEISGGMRKRVAIARALVTEPRVVFLDEPTTGLDPVLVNSIHHLIVELHRKFNFTAVMVSHEIPEIFRIANRVAVLHEGRIRQVGPPAEIEGSEDPAVRQFIHGEIETQVT
- the shc gene encoding squalene--hopene cyclase; translation: MGIPPFSRLAAVLHYGRLTHTRMLETTVDAAIRRSQDHLLNLQDPAGFWLGELEADTTITSEYLLLRRLLGTADAALEAKTVRYLRARQSADGSWNLYEAGAGDLSASIKAYFAMKLGGVSPGDPALARAREWILAHGGPVQANVFTKITLALFGQYPWGGVPAMPVEIVLLPGWSYFNHHAISYWSRTVLMPLLIIMDRRPVHPLPYELSLEELWAHHLHLEDPAYARRGWFSWKNFFVGVDGFVKAWEGYGPRPWRSRAIRTAHDWLIPRLSVPGGLGGIYPAMANAVLALRVLGYSDDHPLVVGQLKELEALGLEEQDRFHLQPCVSPVWDTVLALNALRASGLSAGHPALVRATDWVLDRQILEPGDWKVKRPQVEPGGWPFQFANEFYPDLDDTAMVLMGLAQVDHPDQPRLRRAIERGLRWLRGMQSRNGGWGSFDADQTRLRLNNIPFADHGALLDPPTEDLTARCLECFGRFGYDQDHPAIRAGLRYLARTQTPDGAWYGRWGVNYIYGTWSVLRGLEAVGLGPEQAMVRRAVAWLEGRQNADGGWGETCDSYADPRLAGFGPSTPSQTAWALLGLFAGGRTEGAAVERGIAYLLQAQEADGGWEDPFWNGTGFPRVFYLKYHLYADYFPLWALGVWRQRSGQARGV